A stretch of DNA from Borrelia anserina Es:
TCTAAAAAGGGAGTAGTTGAAGTAGATGTTGGTAAGTCAGATTTAAAAAAAGGTACAGGAGAAAATTCAGTAGTCAAGGTTGATGTTGGATCGGAAAAGGTTGATGCTGGATCGGAAAAGGTTGATGTTGGATCGAAAAAGGTTGATGCTGAATTGGAAGACGATATAGAGCTTAAGATTCAAAATTTGCTAGACGAATTTAAGTTGTCAGCTCAACAAAAAGAAAGCATTATGGATTTAAAGGGTATATTGACTGATCCTTCTATTGGTAAAGATGAAGGTTATAAAATATATTCTAGTGAGGAGTTTTATCGCTTGTTGGTCGAGTTTGGTGATGCTAAGCTTAAAGGGATTTGTAGTGTGCTTCAAGTAATAAAAGAAACAGAAGCAGCTATTGATAATATTAGTGACCAAGATTTGAAAGAAATATTAAACATGCAGTTTAGTTATTACTCTGATCTATATTCAAAACGTCTAAGAGAGACGTTTAGTCTTGATAATGTTAATGATATATATGATAATATCTTGCGTTCTCATAGTAATTATTTGGCGGATATTGTTAAGCTTAAAGAAGAAGTTCCTTTAATTGAAGAAGGTCTAAATAAGTCCTTAGTGTTATTAAATAATCGTAGGGATATAACAAATTATATGTTAAGAATAGTACGTAATAACTTTGATATTGGTTTTATCAAAGTTATTCGTAAGTTTTATGTCATGTTAGGGAAGATAGATTTGGATAGTATTAAGGGAATTATAGAATATGTAGAATATATTTTTGATTGGAAGTGTGAGGTTGAACGAAGCATTAATACTGTTGATGATGAAGGCTTTAGAGAAGAGTTAGAATCTAAGCTTAAGCAGCTCGAAAGTGAATATTTAAAGGAGATAGGTAAATATTTATACGATAATATTTACAATGATATTGCATTAATTAGTGCTATTGAGAATATACGTGATGGATTGAAAGCTGCGCGAGATTATTATGTATTTGATTTTTCTAATATCAAATCTCAAGCTTTAGGATTTATGAAGTTTCCAGAGTTAATGAGAGAGTTGTCTGCAGATGATTTAGAAGTAATTGATTACATGCGTTCATTAGTAACTAATTCTAAGACTAATAATTATAATATTAATGAGTTTAATTGTGTGATAGGTATGATTGGTAGTAGTAGTGTACTTCGAAACATTTTAAAACCCCATTTAGCTGTGTTTAAAGCACAAAAAGAGGCTGAATCAGCTATTGATAATATCAAGGAAGTTACGTCACAAGCAAGACTAAGACGTAGATTTGATGAAGTTATTGTTAAATATAAAGCTTTGTTGAGTAATATATTTGTGGAATCGGATCTTTATAGTATTTATCATAGTAATGCATATCAGGATGGTGTAAGTAAACTTGCAATTGATTTGAATGAGATTATAGATGCTGCTAAATCATTATAGATTATTATAGAAAGTAAATATTAGGGTCTTAGAAATTAGTCTGAGACCTTTATTTATATTTATTAGTATTAACGTTGATGTTTATGTTAGAATTTAAGTAATAGAGTTACCATATCAACATGGTAGCATAATCAATAAACTATCTAGTTTTAATCAATAAACTAGATAGTTTAGTTTATAGGAGATATTTAATGGTAAAGGTGAAAGTGAAGAATTACATTTTATTTTTTTTATTACTGTCGTTAGGGTGTAATAATACAGGTTCAGATAAATCTAAAGATTCTACTTTTGATATATCTAAAACTAGCTTTGTTGGGAAGAGATTGGGCAAAGGTATTAACTTATCTAGAAAGGGAGTAGTTGAAGTAGATGTTGGTAAGTCAGATTTAAAAAAAGGTACAGGAGAAAATTCAGTAGTCAAGGTTGATATTGGATCGAAAAAGGTTGATGCTGAATTGGAAGACGATATAGAGCTTAAGATTCAAAATTTGCTAGACGAATTTAAGTTGTCAGCTCAACAAAGAGCAATCATTATGGATTTAAAGGATGTGTTAACTAATCCCGATATTGGTAGTGATGAAGGTTATAGAACATATTCTAGAGAGGAGTTTTATGATTTGTTTAATCACACAGGTAATGTTAATGCTGATTTAGCCTTCAAACTTAATTTTGTTAATTCAGTGACACAGAATATTCTGCCTACTTTCCAAGAGCAAAAAGAAGCGAAGGAAGCTGTTGGGAATCTTGTTGAGTATGTTAAGAATCGGGTGTATTGGGTAGGAGGACAAGACTTAGCAGAGAGGTTTACTTTGAAAATGAAAGAATATCAATTAGTACTAAAAAAGATTTTTAATCTTGATAGGAATATTCATAATCATGGTTTTTTGCTCTCTGACCTTTATGGTCATTGTGATTTAGCTA
This window harbors:
- a CDS encoding BTA121 domain-containing protein surface lipoprotein → MVKVKVKNYILFFLLLSLGCNNTGTKKFKDSIFDISKTSFVGKRLGKGINLSKKGVVEVDVGKSDLKKGTGENSVVKVDVGSEKVDAGSEKVDVGSKKVDAELEDDIELKIQNLLDEFKLSAQQKESIMDLKGILTDPSIGKDEGYKIYSSEEFYRLLVEFGDAKLKGICSVLQVIKETEAAIDNISDQDLKEILNMQFSYYSDLYSKRLRETFSLDNVNDIYDNILRSHSNYLADIVKLKEEVPLIEEGLNKSLVLLNNRRDITNYMLRIVRNNFDIGFIKVIRKFYVMLGKIDLDSIKGIIEYVEYIFDWKCEVERSINTVDDEGFREELESKLKQLESEYLKEIGKYLYDNIYNDIALISAIENIRDGLKAARDYYVFDFSNIKSQALGFMKFPELMRELSADDLEVIDYMRSLVTNSKTNNYNINEFNCVIGMIGSSSVLRNILKPHLAVFKAQKEAESAIDNIKEVTSQARLRRRFDEVIVKYKALLSNIFVESDLYSIYHSNAYQDGVSKLAIDLNEIIDAAKSL